The genomic DNA CGCTGAATGCCCGGCCGGCCGAACTCCTCGACGCGTGGCTCGCGCGGATCACGCAGACGCTCGCGGAGGCCCGCGCCGCCGACCCGTCGCGGCGGGTCGCGCCGTTCGCGGTGAACCAGATCGTCCACGCCTCCAACGACCGGCTGGCGCAGGATGTCGAGGCCTGCGTGCGGCACCGTGTGCCGATCATCATCACCTCCCTGCGGGCGCCGGACGCGGTGATCCGCCCGGTCCACGCCTATGGCGGGGTGGTGTTCCACGACGTCACCAATGTCCGCCACGCCGAGAAGGCGCTGGAGGCCGGCGTCGACGGGCTGATCCTGGTCTGCGCCGGGGCGGGCGGCCACGCGGGGACACTGAGCCCCTTCGCCCTGGTGGGCGAGATCCGGCGGTTCTACGACGGGCCGCTGATCCTGTCGGGGGCGATCACCTCGGGCTCCGCGATTCTGGCGGCCCAGGCCATGGGTGCCGACCTCGCCTACATGGGCACCCGCTTCATCGCCACCCGGGAGGCGAACGCGGCGGCGGCCTACAAGGACATGATCGCCGGCAGCGCGGCCGCCGACATCCTCTACACCCCCTACTTCACCGGCGTTCCGGGCAACTACCTGACGCCGAGCATCCGCGCCGCCGGGCTCGATCCCGAGGCCCTGCCGGTGCGCGACAAGACCGCGATGGACTTCGGCAGCGCCAGCGTGAAGGCGTGGCGCGACGTCTGGGGCGCCGGCCAGGGTGTCGGCACCATCGCGGACGCGCCGGCGACCGCCGACCTCGTCGCCCGGCTCGCCCGGGAATACGCGGCGGCGCGGGCGCGGACGGCCGGCCAGTCCGCGGACTACGTTGCGGACCGCGACGGCGGTGCCGTTCCGTGAGCGTCCGCCTCGCCGATCCGGAGCCCGGGATCCGGCTCGTCACGATCGACCGGCCGGACCGGCGCAACGCCCTCGACCGGGCGACCTACGCGGGCCTGACCGACGCCCTGGAGGCCGCGGGACGGGACGCGGAGGTGCGCGCCCTGGTCCTCACCGGCGCGGGCGGCTGCTTCACCGCCGGCAACGATCTCAAGGATTTCCAGGACGTCGAGACCGGGGGCGACAGTCCCGGCCTCACCTTCCTCAAGGCCCTGCGCGCCTGCCCGCTCCCGGTCGTGGCCGCCGTGGAGGGCCACGCGGTCGGCATCGGCACGACGCTGCTGCTCCACTGCGACCTCGCCTACGCGGGGGACGGGGCACGGTTCCGCCTGCCCTTCACGGCCCTGGGCCTCAGCCCGGAGGGCGGGTCGAGCTACCTTTTGCCCCTGGTGGCGGGATCGAAGCGCGCCGCCGAGCTGCTGATGCTCGGCGAGCCCTTCACGGCCGCGGACGCCGCCGCGGCCGGCCTGATCAACGCCGCCGTCCCGGCCGGGACGGCCCTGGAGACCGCGCTCGCCAAGGCGCGCGCGCTCGCCGTCCTGCCTCGGGTCTCGATCGCCGCCACCAAGCAGGCGCTGCGGCGCGGCCACGACGACAGCGTCGCCCGCGCGCTCGACGCCGAGGCGGAGGTCTTCCACGCTCTCCGCCGCGGTCCGGCGGCGCAGGCGGCCTTCGCGGCGTTCCTGCGCCGATGAGCGGGCGGATGGAGGTGGAGGCCGGCCCGCGCGCCGGATCCGACATCGGGCTCGACACGGCCGAGCCCGACGCGGCCGGCGCCGGCGCGAAGGAGGACCGGCACTTCGTCACGGCCCTGGCCCGGGGGCTGTCGGTGCTCGCCTGCTTCGGCCCGGGGCGCACGAGCCTCGCCAACCACGACATCGCGGAGGCCTGCGGCCTGCCGCGCTCCACCGTGTCGCGGCTGACCTACACGCTGACCAAGCTCGGCTACCTGCAGCACATGGCCGAGCTCGGCCGCTACCGACTCGGCACCGCCACCATCGCGCTGAGCTCGGCCGCCCTGGGCGGCCTCGACGTCCGCGCCATCGCCCGGCCGGTGCTGCGCGCGGTTGCGGAGGCGGCCAACGCCTCGGTCGGCCTCGGGGTGCGGGACCGGCTCAGCATGCGCTACGTCGACTGCCAGCGCGGCCCGGCGGCGATCTCGCTCAACCTCGACACCGGCTCGCGCATCTCGCTGGCCCGCAGCGCAATGGGCCGCGCCTACGTGGCGGTCTGCCCGGACCGGGAGCGCGCGGGCATCTACGAGGACCTGAAGGCGCTGGATCCCGTGGCCTGGCCGGTGCTGCGCGCCGGCCTCGACCGCGCGGTGGAGGAGCACCGGGAACTCGGCTGCTGCACCTCGTTCGGCGAGTGGCAGGAGACGGTCTGCGCCATCGCGGTGGGGTTCCATCCCGGCGGCGGGCTGCCGCCCATGTCGGTCAATTGCGGTGCCCCCACCGTCATCACCGACGCGCGCTTCCTCCTGGAGGTGGCGCGCCCGAGACTGATCGACGCCGTGCGCAGCCTCGACGGCGTCATGGGAGCCTGAGGACCATCGCGATGGATGCCGTTGCCGACCTGCCGCTCGCCGGAATCCGCGTCCTCGACCTGTCCCGGGTCCTGGCGGGACCCTGGTGCGCGCAGGTGCTGGGCGATCTCGGCGCCGACGTGATCAAGGTGGAGCACCCGGAGCGCGGCGACGACACCCGCGACTGGGGCGTGCCGACGAGCCCCGGCAACACCTCGTATTTCGACAGCGTGAACCGCAACAAGCGCTCGATCGGCGTCGACCTCGCCACGCCGGAGGGGCTGGCGATCGTCAAGGCGCTCGCCCGCGAGAGCGACGTGCTGGTCCAGAACTTCAAGACCGGCGGGGCCGAGAAGCTCGGCCTCGGCTACGCGGACCTGTCGGCGGAGAATTCCGGCCTGATCTACTGCTCGATCGCCGGCTACAGCTCCGACGGCTCCGAGGCCGGCCGGCCCGGCTACGACCTCGTGGTCCAGGGCGAATCCGGCGTGATGGCGCTCAACGGCGAGGCCGGGGGACCGCCCCTCAAGTTCGGGGTCGCGGCGGTCGACCTGTTCACCGGCCAGTTCGCCGCCCAGGCGGTGCTGGCGGCCCTGTACCAGCGGGAGCGGACCGGGCGCGGCCGGACCGTCGACCTCGCCCTGTTCGATTGCGGCGTGGCGCTGACCTCCTATTACGGCCTGGAGGCGCTCGCCCGGGGGATCGATCCGCCCCGCTACGGCAACGCCCACCCGTCGATCGTGCCCTACGGGGTGTTCGAGGCCGGCGACGGGCCGGTGGTGATCACGGTCGGCAACAACGGGCAGTACCGCCGCTTCTGCGAGCAGGTGCTGGAGCGGCCGGACTGGGTCGCGGACCCGCGCTTCGCCACCAACCTCGACCGGTCGCGCAACCGCGCCGCCTTCATCCCCGTGCTCGAGGCCGAGCTCGCCAAGTGGGAGCGCGCGCCGCTGATCGCCCGGCTCCGGGCGGCGGGCATCCCCTGCGGCGAGGTGATGGGCCTGCGCGAGGCGCTCACCTGCGACCGCGCCCGGGAGGCCGGGCTGGTGGTCGCGGCACCGGGGACGGCATCCGCGACCGCCCACGTCATCGCCCCACCCTACCGGCTCGACGGCCGCCGGCTGCCGGTGCGGCGCATGCCGCCGGGCCTCGGGGATTCGAGCGCCGAGATCCTGGCGGAACAGCTGGAGTATCCCGAGGACGCGCGCGACGCGCTGCGGGCCAAGGGCGTGGTCCGGTAGTCAGGCCGTCGCCGGCCGGCGCGTGACGTGGGCTAGCGCAGCACGCCCTCGGCGAGGGCCCGCTGGATGCCCCGGACATCCGCGCCCTTCTTCAAGGTCCGCTGGATCGGCTCCGCCGCCCCCGAGACCCAGATCTTCAACTCGGCGTCGAGGTCGAACGTGCCGGCGGTCTCGACCGAGAAACGCACGATCGCGCGGTACGGCACCGACAGGAACTCGACCTTGCTGCCGGTCACGCCCTGGACGTCGATCAGGATGACGCGGCGCTCGGTGAACACGAACACGTCCCGGATGATCTTGAAGGCGAGCCGCGCCGTCTCGCCCTCGATCAGGATGCCGTCGAGCCGGCGCTCCAGGGAGGCCGCGTCGACGGCCGAGCCGTGTCCGAGCAATCCGTCCAGTAGGCCCATGGCCGCTCATCTCGTGCTGGTCCGCGTCGATGCCGAGGATGGCGCCTGAGCGTCGCCGCGGCAACCGCCCGCCGTCAGGCGCAGGTCGAGGCGTCCGACGGCCTGTCGGGCCGGCACCGGGCGTCGAAGCTTCGCGCGAGCTCGGCGAGGCTGACGGAACCGAGCCGCGCGACCAGGAGCGCCTCGGCCTCGCGCAGCGTGTCCTCGACCGCCGCGTTGACGACCTTCTCGACCGCGCAGGCCGGGTTCGCGCGATCGCTGCCGATCGCGAAGATGCGGGGGCCGCCGACCGCGCGGTGGACGTCGAGCAGCGAGACCGCGTTCAGGTCCGCCGCGATGGACCATCCGCCGCCGTGCCCCTTCTCGGATTTCACGTAGCCCGCGTTCCGGAGCCCGGCCATCGTCCGCCGGACGACCACCGGGTTCGTCCCGAGCATCCGCCCGATCGCCTCGGACGTCATCGGTCCGTCGTGGCGGGCCATGTGAAGCAGCACATGGAGCGTCCGGGAGAGGCGGCTATCGGTGCGCACCCGCCGATCCATCACACCGGGCCCGGGATTGGCAACCGTGCCGCATCACGATACTTATCAAGTTACGTGATAGAGCGGAGCCGAAGCGGTGCGCGAGTTCGAGAACCCCGATCGGTGGGACAAGGTCGCCGAGCACTACGAGACGACCGCCCACCCGTTCACGGCGCGCTTCGCCGAGGCGGCGCTCGCGCGGGTGCGGCTGACCGAGAGCAGCCGCGTCCTCGACGTCGCGGCCGGCACCGGCGCCCTCGCGCTGGCCGCGGCGCGGACGGGGGCGCAGGTCCTCGCGGTCGATTTCGCGCCCGGCATGGTCGCGCGCATCGCCGGCGCGGCCCTGCCCAACGTCGACGCGCGGGTCATGGATGGCCAGGCCCTC from Methylobacterium oryzae includes the following:
- a CDS encoding NAD(P)H-dependent flavin oxidoreductase, translated to MSDGPERDPGGRLPEILRGRLALPVICAPMFIVSGPELVIAQCLSGVVGSFPALNARPAELLDAWLARITQTLAEARAADPSRRVAPFAVNQIVHASNDRLAQDVEACVRHRVPIIITSLRAPDAVIRPVHAYGGVVFHDVTNVRHAEKALEAGVDGLILVCAGAGGHAGTLSPFALVGEIRRFYDGPLILSGAITSGSAILAAQAMGADLAYMGTRFIATREANAAAAYKDMIAGSAAADILYTPYFTGVPGNYLTPSIRAAGLDPEALPVRDKTAMDFGSASVKAWRDVWGAGQGVGTIADAPATADLVARLAREYAAARARTAGQSADYVADRDGGAVP
- a CDS encoding enoyl-CoA hydratase-related protein produces the protein MSVRLADPEPGIRLVTIDRPDRRNALDRATYAGLTDALEAAGRDAEVRALVLTGAGGCFTAGNDLKDFQDVETGGDSPGLTFLKALRACPLPVVAAVEGHAVGIGTTLLLHCDLAYAGDGARFRLPFTALGLSPEGGSSYLLPLVAGSKRAAELLMLGEPFTAADAAAAGLINAAVPAGTALETALAKARALAVLPRVSIAATKQALRRGHDDSVARALDAEAEVFHALRRGPAAQAAFAAFLRR
- a CDS encoding IclR family transcriptional regulator, whose translation is MSGRMEVEAGPRAGSDIGLDTAEPDAAGAGAKEDRHFVTALARGLSVLACFGPGRTSLANHDIAEACGLPRSTVSRLTYTLTKLGYLQHMAELGRYRLGTATIALSSAALGGLDVRAIARPVLRAVAEAANASVGLGVRDRLSMRYVDCQRGPAAISLNLDTGSRISLARSAMGRAYVAVCPDRERAGIYEDLKALDPVAWPVLRAGLDRAVEEHRELGCCTSFGEWQETVCAIAVGFHPGGGLPPMSVNCGAPTVITDARFLLEVARPRLIDAVRSLDGVMGA
- a CDS encoding CaiB/BaiF CoA transferase family protein, with product MDAVADLPLAGIRVLDLSRVLAGPWCAQVLGDLGADVIKVEHPERGDDTRDWGVPTSPGNTSYFDSVNRNKRSIGVDLATPEGLAIVKALARESDVLVQNFKTGGAEKLGLGYADLSAENSGLIYCSIAGYSSDGSEAGRPGYDLVVQGESGVMALNGEAGGPPLKFGVAAVDLFTGQFAAQAVLAALYQRERTGRGRTVDLALFDCGVALTSYYGLEALARGIDPPRYGNAHPSIVPYGVFEAGDGPVVITVGNNGQYRRFCEQVLERPDWVADPRFATNLDRSRNRAAFIPVLEAELAKWERAPLIARLRAAGIPCGEVMGLREALTCDRAREAGLVVAAPGTASATAHVIAPPYRLDGRRLPVRRMPPGLGDSSAEILAEQLEYPEDARDALRAKGVVR
- a CDS encoding PH domain-containing protein, with translation MGLLDGLLGHGSAVDAASLERRLDGILIEGETARLAFKIIRDVFVFTERRVILIDVQGVTGSKVEFLSVPYRAIVRFSVETAGTFDLDAELKIWVSGAAEPIQRTLKKGADVRGIQRALAEGVLR
- a CDS encoding Rrf2 family transcriptional regulator, which produces MRTDSRLSRTLHVLLHMARHDGPMTSEAIGRMLGTNPVVVRRTMAGLRNAGYVKSEKGHGGGWSIAADLNAVSLLDVHRAVGGPRIFAIGSDRANPACAVEKVVNAAVEDTLREAEALLVARLGSVSLAELARSFDARCRPDRPSDASTCA